A single window of Rhizobium sp. NLR16a DNA harbors:
- a CDS encoding HlyD family efflux transporter periplasmic adaptor subunit codes for MIGIASGNGRIEAVEIDVAARTAGRLSDVLVHEGDFVEAGQVVATMDIEQLNAQRREAMAQLSRAKIAIGTARTLVAQRQAEKEAAAATVSQNDVQLQSAQKRLTRSQQLSRSGTVSEQTLDDDRARADAAAATLGAAKANLAATDAAIGNAEAQVIDAEAAVEAAEATVVRIEADLRDCDLKAPRSGRVQYLVAHPGEVVAAGGRVLNLLDVGDVYMTFFLGTADAGRTAIGSEARIVLDAAPQYVIPARVSFVSDVAQFTPKTVETQEEREKLMFRLRAQVPKELLQKYVTQVKTGLPGRAYVRIDPAAKWPAPLSTPLTP; via the coding sequence ATGATAGGCATCGCGAGTGGAAACGGACGCATCGAAGCCGTCGAAATCGACGTCGCTGCACGCACGGCGGGACGTCTGTCGGACGTGCTCGTCCATGAAGGCGACTTCGTCGAGGCCGGCCAAGTCGTCGCGACGATGGACATCGAGCAGCTCAATGCCCAAAGGCGGGAGGCCATGGCGCAGCTCTCCAGGGCAAAAATTGCGATCGGCACGGCACGGACGCTGGTTGCTCAGCGGCAGGCGGAAAAGGAGGCCGCGGCAGCCACCGTTTCCCAGAACGACGTCCAGCTTCAGTCGGCGCAAAAGCGGCTTACCCGCAGTCAGCAACTTTCAAGGAGCGGCACCGTCTCCGAGCAGACGCTCGACGACGATCGCGCGCGCGCCGACGCAGCGGCGGCCACACTTGGCGCAGCCAAGGCGAACCTCGCCGCCACTGACGCTGCCATCGGCAACGCCGAAGCGCAGGTGATCGACGCGGAAGCCGCCGTTGAAGCCGCTGAGGCGACCGTCGTGCGGATCGAGGCGGATCTGCGGGATTGCGATCTCAAGGCCCCGCGAAGCGGCCGCGTCCAATATCTCGTTGCGCATCCGGGCGAAGTCGTCGCGGCCGGAGGACGAGTCCTCAACCTCCTGGATGTTGGCGATGTTTATATGACCTTCTTTCTGGGAACCGCGGACGCGGGCCGCACCGCGATCGGCAGCGAGGCACGCATCGTCCTCGACGCCGCACCGCAATACGTCATCCCTGCTCGAGTTTCTTTCGTTTCGGACGTCGCCCAGTTTACCCCGAAGACGGTCGAAACGCAGGAGGAGCGCGAGAAGCTGATGTTTCGCCTTCGTGCGCAGGTGCCGAAGGAACTGCTGCAGAAATATGTGACGCAGGTGAAGACAGGCCTTCCTGGGCGAGCCTATGTCAGGATCGATCCCGCCGCTAAATGGCCGGCCCCGCTTTCGACGCCTCTCACCCCGTAA